One Hippoglossus stenolepis isolate QCI-W04-F060 chromosome 9, HSTE1.2, whole genome shotgun sequence genomic region harbors:
- the LOC118114751 gene encoding uncharacterized protein LOC118114751: protein MLGDQVAVLEVGSSEEKERWLKLLQDGAVSHSHHDNNAQGHTGGVLSGLQTRRFPTSNTYMDDPFHLSGPGRDQPIYSNTSILEHMLHSSESSKDSVTVSNTDITNRRGVEVERSVQKLELTGKRPVQLRSGSEINLSSAGKQNKRTSFRQSLAVCSERAQVGFLNPLLRRTASAKTSLRRAPSALFMEHGKVFQRKKEWETKAAV, encoded by the exons ATGCTCGGGGACCAGGTCGCGGTGCTGGAG gtCGGTAGTTCGGAGGAAAAGGAGCGTTGGCTGAAGCTACTGCAGGAcggagctgtcagtcacagtcaccatgacaacaacgCACAGGGACACACAGGTGGAGTTCTCAG TGGGCTGCAGACTCGGAGGTTTCCCACCTCCAACACCTACATGGACGACCCCTTCCACCTGAGTGGACCAGGCCGGGACCAGCCCATCTACTCCAACACCTCCATCCTGGAGCACATG CTCCACAGCTCAGAGTCGTCCAAAGACTCAGTGACCGTCAGCAACACAGATATCACCA ACAggaggggggtggaggtggagcgCAGCGTTCAGAAGTTGGAGTTGACCGGGAAGAGGCCGGTGCAGCTGAGGTCCGGTTCAGAGATCAACCTGTCGTCTGCTGGGAAGCAAAACAAACGCACCTCTTTCCGACAGTCGCTGGCTGTGTGTAGTGAACGTGctcag GTGGGTTTCCTGAACCCTCTGCTGCGACGGACGGCCTCAGCTAAAACCTCTCTGAGACGAGCTCCGTCAGCGTTGTTCATGGAACATGGGAAGGTCTTCCAGAGGAAGAAG gagTGGGAAACTAAAGCTGCAGTTTGA